The window GGGGAAAAACGCCGGGGCGTACAGCCCCCCCATGTCCAGCGAACCGGTGCGGAACAGTTCGGCGATCTGGTTCGGGTTCTCGCCCAACGTCACCACGCGGTCCTTGAGTTCAGCGAGTTTCTTGAAGCCCGGCTCGATGTTGTGCTCGTCACCACCGGCCAGTTTCGCGGCGATGATGATCAGGTCCATGGCCTCGGTCCAGTTCGGCGGCGGCAGGAAAATGTTCGGTGCCAGATCGGCGTCCCACAGCGCGGCATAACTGTCCGGTGCTTCTTTCAAGGTGCGGGTGCTGTAGACCAGACTGTTGCACCACAGCAGATAGCCGATGCCGTGACCGTTGGCCCCGGTACGGTATTTCTCCGGCACGTCGACCAGATTGGGAATGCGGTTGAGGTCGGGTTTTTCCAACAGCCCGGCAGCCGCCAGGCCTTCGGCGCCGACGCCCGCCAGGGTGATGATGTCGTACTGCGGACGGTCACCGCCGGCCTTGAGTTTGGCGACCATTTCCGAGGTACTGCCGGTGCGGTCGGCGATAACCTTGGCGCCGGTTTTGGCTTCGAAGGTTGCAGCGATGTTGCGCAGTGCGGCGAGGCCGGTGTCATCCGACCAGGTCAGCAAACGCAGGGTCTTGCCGGCGAAACGCGTGTCGCTGGCGCTCGCCCGGATGAAGGGCATGCTCATGGCGGCTGCCGCCACCGACGCCACGCCAACGGTTTTAATGAATTGACGCCTGTTCAGATCGTGCTCGCCCATGACGGACTCCCTTTGTTTTTTTAAGTATGAGGTTGGTCGCAACCGTTGCATCCGCGCGGCCGGATCCGCGCCAGGCCCCGTATTACAAGGGCTTTAGCGCTGCCGACGGGTTCATCCTGAGGTCGTGCAAAACACCTGACTATCGATAAAAACTCATTGAAGCCATGACGCCAACGCATGCCTCGTTGCGAGGCATACGCTCACCTTTTTCGGGCGTTTCAGAGCGCCCGGATCACGTGTTTGATTTCCTGAAACGCGGCCAGGCCCCACGGCCCCAATTCGCGGCCGATGCTGCTCTGCTTGTAACCGCCCCAAGCCGTCTGCGGGAAGATCACTTGCGGCGCGTTGAGCCACACCAGCCCCGCCTGCAAGGCGTTGGCGACACGATCAGCGGTCTCGGCGTTACGCGTCACCACACTGGCGACCAGACCGAACTGGCTGTCGTTGGCCAACGCAATCGCTTCGGCCTCGTTGCGGAAACTGCGCACGCACAGCACCGGGCCGAAAATCTCTTCGCACCACAGCGCACTGTCGAGGGGCACGTCGGTGAACACCGTCGGCTGCAAAAAATAGCCGCGCGGCAAATGCGCCGGACGATTGCCGCCGCACAGCAGCTTCGCCCCGGCACTCAGACCACGGTCGATGTGGCCGAGCACGCGCTGGTATTGCGCCTGGTTGACCAGTGCGCCCATCTCCACGTCCGGATCGAACGGGTCAGCCACGCGAATCGCCTGGGCACGCTTTTGCAGACGGCTGAGGAATTCTTCTTCCAGTTCTTCGGCGACCAGCACGCGGCTGGTGGCCGAGCACATCTGTCCGGCGTTGAAGAAACCGCCGCCGCAGGCCAGCTCCACGGCCAGATCCAGGTCGGCATCTTCCAGCACCAGCAACGACGATTTTCCACCCAGTTCGAGGCTCACGCCCTTCACGGTTTCCGCCGCACGCTGCATCACCTGAACGCCAACCGCGTTACTGCCGGTGAAAGAGATTTTGGCGATGCGCGGATCGGCGGACAGCGGCGCGCCCACCGCCAGACCGGTGCCGCAGACCACATTGAACACACCCTTCGGCAGTCCGGCTTCGGCAATGATCGCCGCCAGTTCCAGCTCCGGCAGCGGCGTGACTTCCGACGGTTTGAGCACCACGCAGCAACCGGCGGCCAGAGCCGGCGCGAGTTTCCACGCGGTGGTAACCATCGGGAAATTCCACGGCACGATCAGCCCGACCACACCGCACGGCTCGCGACGCAGACGTGCACTGAAATCGTCGCTGGGCAGCGCCACGTTGCTGTCGAATTTCGCGTCGAGGCCTTCGGCCAACCCGGCGTAGTACTCGAAGGTGGCAATCACGTCATCGACGTCGATGGCCGCTTCGAATTGCGGTTTGCCATTGTTGCTCGACTGCAACTTCATCAAGTGATCACGACCGTTGCGCACGCCGTTGGCGATGTTGCGCAGGATCACAGCGCGTTCGGTGCCGGTGGTTTGTGACCAGGTCTTGAACGCGTCAGTGGCAGCGGTCACGGCTTGCTGAACGGCTTGTTCGTCACCGCCATTGACCGTGGTTAGCAGCGCCTCGGTGGCCGGGTTGATCACCCGCAAATGCTCGCGGCCAGCAGACCATTGGCCGTTGATGTAGAGGCCATCGAGGGTGGTTGGGAAACTGATCATTTGTTCACCGCCTGCATCCACTGGTTCTGGTCGATTTCAATCAGCGTCGGGCCTTGACGATCCGTCGCCGCACGCAGCGCGCCGCGCAGTTGCTCCACCGAGCTGATCGCTTCGGCAGCGCAGCCCAGCGCCTTGGCCACCCCAATGAAGTCCGGGGTGTAGATGTCGACGCCGACCGGCTCGATGGCGCGGTTGACCATGTACTTTTTAATTTCTTCGTAGCCCTGGTTATTCCACAGCAGGACGATCACCGGGGTGCGCGCCTCCACGGCGCTGGCCAGTTCCGGCAGGGTGAATTGCAAACCACCGTCGCCGATCAGGCACACCACTGGCGGACGAGTGCCGCCCTCGATGCTGCCGCCGAGCCACGCGCCGATGGCCGCCGGCAAGGCGTAACCGAGGGTGCCGTAACCGGTGGACGAGTTGAACCAGCGGCGCGGCCGCTCCGGGTTGAACGTGAGGTTGCCGGTGTACACCGGTTGCGTGGAGTCGCCGACAAACACGGCGTCGGGCAACTCGTGCAGGACGGTCTCGAGGAAGCGGGTCTGCGCCAGCGTCGGTGCATCCCAGGTTGCGGCCAGATCATCACGCAGACGCGCTGCACGCACCTGGCCCCAATCGTTGCGACGTTCGGCCAGCGGCTTGTGCGACAACGCGCTGAGCAGCGCTTGTGCGGCGTTGCGCGAGTCGGCAACCAGGGCGACGTGCGGCGGATAGTTGCGCACGGTCTGGTCGGCGTCGATGTCGATGCGCAGCAACTTGCCGGGAATTTCGAAACCGCCGGCAAAGGTGACGTCGTAATCGGTTTCGGCCAGTTCGGTACCGATCGCCAGCACCACGTCGGCATCGGCGACCAGTGCGCGAGTGGCGAGCAGGCTTTGCGTCGAGCCGATCAGCAGTGGATGGCTGGACGGCAACATGCCTTTGGCGTTGATGGTCAGCGCCACCGGAGCATCGAGCAGTTCGGCCAGTTCGGTGATTTCGGCAGCGGCATCGATGGCACCGCCACCGGCAAGGATCAGCGGGCGTTGAGCGCCGGCCAGCAACTCGCTCATGCGGCTGACGGCAGCGGGTGCGGCACCGGCGCGGTCGATGTTGACCGGGACGCTTGCGAGCAAGTCATCGGCCTCTTCCACCAACACGTCCAGCGGGATCTCGATGTGCACCGGACGCGGGCGCCCGGCCTGGAACAAAGCGAATGCGCGAGCGAGAACGCCCGGTAACTCCGACGCCGACATCAGCGTGTGGGAAAACGCAGCAACGCCGCCGACCAATGCGCTCTGGTTCGGCAGCTCATGGAGCTTGCCACGGCCGCCGCCCAACTGGTTGCGGGTCTGCACGCTGGAGATCACCAGCATCGGGATCGAGTCGGCGTAGGCCTGGCCCATCGCCGTGGTGATATTGGTCATGCCCGGCCCGGTGATGATGAAGCACACCCCCGGTTTGCCGCTGGTGCGGGCGTAGCCGTCAGCCATGAAACCGGCGCCCTGCTCATGCCGTGGGGTGACGTGGTTGATGCTCGAACGGGCCAGCCCGCGATACAGCTCCACGGTGTGCACGCCGGGAATCCCGAACACCTGCTCGACCCCGTAACCTTCGAGTAACTTGACCAGTATTTCGCCACACGTCGCCATGTCATTGCCCTTCTTGTTCATTTGAGACACAAGGCCTTTGTGTAGGAGTGAGCCTGCTCGCGATGGCGTCTTCGCATTCAACATTACGGTGACTGACACACCGCTATCGCGAGCAGGCTCACTCCTACAAAGGGCCCTTCAATGGGCTCATTGAACGGTGGGCAGGTAGCCGCAACAATCGATTAAAAGTCATACTAGCCATGTCCTCACGTCATACCTTGGATCCACATGAA of the Pseudomonas sp. Seg1 genome contains:
- a CDS encoding 5-guanidino-2-oxopentanoate decarboxylase is translated as MATCGEILVKLLEGYGVEQVFGIPGVHTVELYRGLARSSINHVTPRHEQGAGFMADGYARTSGKPGVCFIITGPGMTNITTAMGQAYADSIPMLVISSVQTRNQLGGGRGKLHELPNQSALVGGVAAFSHTLMSASELPGVLARAFALFQAGRPRPVHIEIPLDVLVEEADDLLASVPVNIDRAGAAPAAVSRMSELLAGAQRPLILAGGGAIDAAAEITELAELLDAPVALTINAKGMLPSSHPLLIGSTQSLLATRALVADADVVLAIGTELAETDYDVTFAGGFEIPGKLLRIDIDADQTVRNYPPHVALVADSRNAAQALLSALSHKPLAERRNDWGQVRAARLRDDLAATWDAPTLAQTRFLETVLHELPDAVFVGDSTQPVYTGNLTFNPERPRRWFNSSTGYGTLGYALPAAIGAWLGGSIEGGTRPPVVCLIGDGGLQFTLPELASAVEARTPVIVLLWNNQGYEEIKKYMVNRAIEPVGVDIYTPDFIGVAKALGCAAEAISSVEQLRGALRAATDRQGPTLIEIDQNQWMQAVNK
- a CDS encoding aldehyde dehydrogenase family protein; this translates as MISFPTTLDGLYINGQWSAGREHLRVINPATEALLTTVNGGDEQAVQQAVTAATDAFKTWSQTTGTERAVILRNIANGVRNGRDHLMKLQSSNNGKPQFEAAIDVDDVIATFEYYAGLAEGLDAKFDSNVALPSDDFSARLRREPCGVVGLIVPWNFPMVTTAWKLAPALAAGCCVVLKPSEVTPLPELELAAIIAEAGLPKGVFNVVCGTGLAVGAPLSADPRIAKISFTGSNAVGVQVMQRAAETVKGVSLELGGKSSLLVLEDADLDLAVELACGGGFFNAGQMCSATSRVLVAEELEEEFLSRLQKRAQAIRVADPFDPDVEMGALVNQAQYQRVLGHIDRGLSAGAKLLCGGNRPAHLPRGYFLQPTVFTDVPLDSALWCEEIFGPVLCVRSFRNEAEAIALANDSQFGLVASVVTRNAETADRVANALQAGLVWLNAPQVIFPQTAWGGYKQSSIGRELGPWGLAAFQEIKHVIRAL
- a CDS encoding ABC transporter substrate-binding protein, whose amino-acid sequence is MGEHDLNRRQFIKTVGVASVAAAAMSMPFIRASASDTRFAGKTLRLLTWSDDTGLAALRNIAATFEAKTGAKVIADRTGSTSEMVAKLKAGGDRPQYDIITLAGVGAEGLAAAGLLEKPDLNRIPNLVDVPEKYRTGANGHGIGYLLWCNSLVYSTRTLKEAPDSYAALWDADLAPNIFLPPPNWTEAMDLIIIAAKLAGGDEHNIEPGFKKLAELKDRVVTLGENPNQIAELFRTGSLDMGGLYAPAFFPKQIRDPNYGLGATFGMKEGFYTDLMLSVMPKNRPGDTDLAYAFIDHSLDPLVQGKMAEDIFNGPVNAKAIISAEARKSPFILTPEQIAEKAIMHDNAFLATVHDQWIRRYTEIFSS